The following coding sequences are from one Lolium rigidum isolate FL_2022 chromosome 6, APGP_CSIRO_Lrig_0.1, whole genome shotgun sequence window:
- the LOC124668459 gene encoding uncharacterized protein LOC124668459, translating to MPAAMPTLLFLLLLFLSLAATSTCSHSQTQSQVPDAEPQQAVEMVPMATAAGSGYSGVVLNETRRRLGRFQLCAPCTCCGGPRGVCVLAPCCYAINCNIPNRPFGFCSFTPKACSCFGCNI from the exons ATGCCCGCCGCCATGCCCACcctgctcttcctcctcctcctcttcctctccctcgccgccacctCTACCTGCTCCCACTCCCAGACCCAGTCACAG GTCCCGGACGCGGAGCCGCAGCAGGCGGTGGAGATGGTGCCGATGGCCACGGCGGCCGGGTCCGGCTACAGCGGCGTGGTCCTGAACGAgacgcggcggcggctgggcCGCTTCCAGCTCTGCGCGCCCTGCACCTGCTGCGGCGGGCCCAGGGGCGTCTGCGTCCTCGCCCCGTGCTGCTACGCCATCAACTGCAACATCCCCAACCGCCCCTTCGGCTTCTGCTCATTCACGCCCAAGGCCTGCAGCTGCTTCGGATGCAACATCTGA
- the LOC124667981 gene encoding LOW QUALITY PROTEIN: zinc finger CCCH domain-containing protein 12-like (The sequence of the model RefSeq protein was modified relative to this genomic sequence to represent the inferred CDS: deleted 1 base in 1 codon), translating into MWHQMAMSSGATMQQGPYPERPGEPDCTYYLRTGLCRFGLSCRFNHPPDRNMAIASARIKGEYPERVGQPECQYYLKTGTCKFGPTCKFHHPREKAGIQGMAQLNSLGYPLRPNERECAYYLKTGQCKYGNTCKFNHPELFNAVPSSRGSPIYPSVHTSGSTGPHSYTGTTMASWAYPRGSFCSSPRWQGASNYAPMIVPQGLVQVPSWNSYPGQILPVSSSESRLQSPGAQQYYGTSRQGEGSAGNQGMLSPYRSSSFPVPQYALQRENVFPERPDQPECIYYIKTGDCKFGAVCKFHHPRVRSQPSPDCVLSPMGLPLRPGEELCKFYSRYGICKFGVNCKFDHPMATPVGVYAYGYSASASPNAPTARRLLESPSGSASYPS; encoded by the exons ATGTGGCACCAGATGGCCATGAGCAGCGGTGCCACTATGCAACAGGGCCCATATCCTGAGCGGCCGGGGGAACCCGACTGCACTTACTACCTCAGGACTGGATTGTGTAGGTTCGGCTTGAGCTGCAGGTTCAATCACCCTCCTGATAGGAATATG GCTATTGCCTCTGCTAGAATCAAAGGAGAATATCCTGAGAGGGTGGGACAACCAGAATGTCAG TACTATCTGAAGACTGGAACATGCAAGTTTGGGCCTACATGTAAATTCCATCATCCCAGAGAAAAGGCTGGGATCCAGGGAATGGCACAGCTAAACTCATTAGGATACCCACTTCGACCG AATGAAAGGGAGTGTGCATACTACTTAAAAACGGGACAGTGTAAATACGGGAATACATGTAAATTTAACCACCCAGAACTTTTCAATGCGGTGCCTTCCTCGCGTGGTTCCCCTATTTATCCTTCTGTACATACCTCTGGAAGCACTGGTCCACATTCCTATACTGGAACTACTATGGCCAGCTGGGCTTATCCAAGAGGTTCTTTCTGCTCC AGCCCTCGATGGCAAGGTGCTTCAAATTATGCACCGATGATTGTACCACAAGGTCTTGTTCAAGTACCAAGCTGGAATTCATATCCT GGACAAATACTACCTGTTTCATCTTCCGAGAGTCGACTTCAGTCTCCAGGAGCTCAACAATACTATGGAACTTCTCGACAAGGTGAAGGTAGTGCTGGCAATCAGGGAATGCTCTCACCCTACAGATCCAGCTCGTTTCCTGTACCTCAGTATGCACTTCAGAGAGAGAATGTATTTCCCGAGAGACCTGATCAACCAGAATGCATATACTACATAAAGACTGGAGATTGTAAGTTTGGTGCAGTTTGCAAGTTCCATCATCCCCGGGTGCGATCACAACCTTCCCCAGACTGTGTGTTGAGCCCAATGGGTCTTCCACTACGCCCA GGGGAAGAGCTCTGCAAATTCTATTCCCGTTATGGCATCTGCAAGTTCGGCGTAAACTGCAAGTTTGACCACCCGATGGCTACTCCGGTGGGCGTCTATGCGTATGGCTACTCCGCCTCCGCTTCACCTAACGCGCCTACTGCTCGGCGCCTCCTGGAGTCCCCCTCTGGATCTGCCTCGTACCCATCCTAG
- the LOC124667847 gene encoding uncharacterized protein LOC124667847 gives MGVWKEGAGWCFCSGGGGGRSERVKAAIFSAKAAALAAVCAHGGTGLLIHRNLLLTTHGNLPSAAAAEDAHALLGHARVPARLVPHRFFITSSILDLTIVGVDSAENESTLQAQQPHYLKTCCKPSLDHGSVVYLLGHTGKKELVIGDGKVVIGTDNLIKLSTDGVTWCPGSAGFDAQGNLAFMICDPMKLASSPTARSSSASSSSSHSSKKDQPMQFGIPISVVCDWLYQHWQGSLDEVTKPKLPLVRLMSSRSDHSTSSFTRRNVFKPADDENDDASVTSKVTSKPKYQQGSGSSANAKISHDANPLVDLRRNSEQGISTPEIYESPRGSSCQGQQGPAPIQLLDINFPPRVPKTIFLPLPLKQMLSDENNVETSKPRNPSRENCFPSGLIWHRNGEAESRDPPAAPPRDDCSSEGQSSSSPAERMEYRNHRDQYSSEEETMYSAETMESRNIPSPREKHVGRSQSCVNYSRWNSPRKPSVQNGTLRKQHTLIPVRKTHSQSTSLPQRSHDYLSPTVSSAMKKRNSMEQQQPPKPRRIIVNSSPKWMF, from the exons ATGGGGGTGTGGAAGGAGGGCGCCGGGTGGTGCTtctgctccggcggcggcgggggccgctCCGAGCGGGTCAAGGCCGCCATCTTCTCCGCCAaggccgccgcgctcgccgccgtctgcgcccacggcggcacgggcctccTCATCCACCGCAACCTGCTGCTCACCACGCACGGCAAcctgccctccgccgccgccgccgaggacgccCACGCGCTGCTCGGCCACGCACGCGTCCCCGCCCGACTCGTGCCCCACAG ATTCTTCATTACCAGCTCGATTCTTGACCTCACAATAGTAGGTGTTGATTCTGCCGAGAATGAGTCCACTTTGCAAGCTCAGCAACCTCACTATTTGAAAACATGCTGCAAACCAAGCCTGGATCATGGGAGTGTTGTTTACCTGCTGGGGCACACTGGGAAGAAGGAGCTGGTGATCGGCGACGGAAAGGTAGTGATCGGTACAGACAACCTCATAAAGCTCTCGACGGATGGGGTGACATGGTGTCCTGGCTCTGCCGGCTTCGACGCCCAAGGGAACCTAGCTTTCATGATCTGTGATCCAATGAAGCTGGCCTCCTCCCCGACCGCAAGGTCTTCTTCagcatcctcgtcgtcgtcacaTTCATCGAAGAAGGATCAGCCAATGCAATTCGGGATCCCCATATCTGTCGTCTGCGATTGGCTGTACCAGCATTGGCAGGGCAGCTTGGATGAGGTTACCAAGCCAAAGTTGCCTCTTGTTAGACTGATGTCCAGCAGGAGCGATCACTCGACCAGCTCCTTTACTCGCCGCAATGTGTTCAAGCCTGCTgatgatgagaatgatgatgcGTCGGTTACTTCTAAAGTGACTTCCAAGCCTAAATATCAGCAGGGGTCAGGCAGCTCAGCCAATGCAAAAATCTCACATGATGCCAATCCTCTTGTTGATCTACGCAGGAACAGCGAGCAAGGGATTTCAACACCAGAAATATATGAATCACCGAGGGGTAGTTCTTGTCAGGGTCAGCAGGGTCCTGCTCCAATTCAACTCTTGGACATCAACTTCCCACCAAGGGTTCCCAAGACTATCTTTCTACCACTGCCCCTGAAGCAAATGCTTTCTGATGAGAACAATGTGGAGACGTCCAAACCTAGGAATCCATCTAGAGAGAACTGCTTTCCATCAGGGCTGATATGGCACCGTAATGGCGAGGCAGAATCGAGGGATCCTCCGGCTGCTCCTCCGAGGGACGATTGTAGCAGCGAGGGGCAGTCAAGCTCGTCACCTGCTGAACGAATGGAGTACAGAAATCATCGAGACCAGTATAGCAGCGAGGAGGAAACAATGTACTCAGCTGAAACCATGGAGAGCAGGAACATTCCAAGCCCCAGGGAGAAGCACGTCGGGAGGAGCCAGAGCTGTGTCAACTACAGCCGGTGGAACTCTCCAAGGAAACCGTCGGTGCAAAACGGGACCTTAAGGAAGCAACACACACTGATCCCTGTTCGGAAGACGCACTCGCAGAGCACGTCTCTGCCACAGAGGAGTCATGACTATTTGAGCCCGACGGTCTCCTCGGCTATGAAGAAGAGGAACTCCATGGAGCAGCAACAGCCTCCAAAGCCCCGTCGGATCATCGTCAATTCTTCTCCAAAGTGGATGTTTTGA